The following proteins are encoded in a genomic region of Burkholderia gladioli:
- a CDS encoding Ig-like domain-containing protein, with product MSVIKILLADDQGVTRVVDPRRLAPGAIARIEAMPNARYILVDAETGKAPLEAVVRRHGDDLWIGADGDASPPIQIADYYGSGGSLIAEGADGQYYSYDGASIGVSTLADDAVATLALPGATAPEAAAGNAAGGPDWTPLGIGALGLAAVAAGVAVASSGSSNSVRSIPHDAAARDDMAGAPVIRYLLADAEGGGHIESAGMTNDPRPSLVGTGNTPGDAILVYVDGSLAGATTVAPDGSWSFPIPAEQPLTAGEHSLSAIEVAENGKGGPASDPFAVVIGPAVPSRPLFDWVIDDVEPSIGIVNRGESTNDATPTLKGRGEIGTVVLAYDNGAAEPIGSTRIDASGTWTIAIASPLADGDHHFSVVSVNRLGNSSAPSRDYLVTIDTTPPPRPVIEAVHDDVGPLTGLVPDHGMTDDASPTLSGKAEAGAIVVVRDGLDVIGSSVADGEGNWSFTPGSALAEAEHVFTVIARDAAGNSSIPSEPHTIRIDVSGPGTVMIVRVIDDVEPHTGDVPSGGFTNDPFPTLEGIAKPHARVTIRDGSTVLGSTDADEQGNWRFVPDAGHRLAEGAHTLLAQSTDPLGQQSEPSAPYYLVVDTVSPGQPTIDLVFDDVGKEQGALASHDFTDDATPTLHGRAEVGAKVEIYDGGLLIGMTMANRGGRWSFTPSRPLDEGAHELTVKARDDAGNLSIASDGFVVNVDTTGWHKPPPPAILEVIDDVGQETGPLKPYDRTDDAQPVIKGSASPHGVVFVFDNVLGVTLQLGSTRADADGNWQFEPAPPVAPLVDGEHRLQVIVRDSSGSISAASEAFPFTVLVGGVASAAAITGVLDAKLPGSGNVPHQGVTADENPTLMGTARPGSVVHVYLDGNEFARVTADETGRWWFRSDSALAHGEHRFTAAAENGDGTLGARTGEFLVDIDVVAPLPSTGMSLRDNVGSARGAIADGGRTDDATPVYSGHAEPGALVKVLDGDEVLGQTRVQPDGTWTFRPLAPLADGAHSLSTVVVDEAGNSSPRSEAIDFRVDTSAAHSLPGMIALHQVLGHGDLLQSGQSTSDVTPEIRGRATPDSLVTVYADGVPCGSVLAGSDGGWSLSLSNPLADGTHRITASSGTSRHSWAFDLVVDTEPPETATNLKVFGHQSNGLEPGMITTNTMERFTGNAEAGATITVYDYDRVIGSTTVSEYGMWSFTPTQPFSLGRHSLTAVVTDQAGNSSAHSEPGEFQVRALREGENAAWIDGAEWQGGELHYWDWAYGRVTLKGQSTSDTVTLYTEGQFDGRGWIEQGTYHVDRDADGRFSFDVGFNRLFSRLRQPQSFRLAVAGDPPSLQTFKLISAVFPPSMLGGETFLTDNVGTSRGHIRPDGVTDDAMPIYQGRGENLTPFAKEAALVTIYDGDQVIGHTRVKLDRTWTFRPDAPLADGPHSFSATLSDPAGNTTERSPALDFTVDTRSFGGSGGGDPGGVLAIQSVIDHEGVIVGALQPGQATDDRSPEIAGVALANSLVKVRVDGKQVGSVLADADGHWSLILPLALSEGRHNVTASSVGLDGKTVTTAPFSLVIDLTPPGRPTIDSAMDDVGPIQRPTSSGSRIDDKTPGFTGRAEPGSLVIVRDGDTVLGSTLADATGKWTFTSIVRLFDGEHVFTVVAQDAAGHFSEPSDGFRLVIDTEAPQPPAITMVMDDVGSLVGNIMESGVTDDTKPMFGGVSEPFSIVTLEALIDGERIVLGSAQADAQGAWSVVPVEDMDSGVYEVRATAADIAGNVSEPSEPYTLRIDTSLPREPLIIDVIDDVGAETGPLNRDGSSVTDDARPLIKGIADADALVYLYDRVGTMVARVGSTRADAHGDWSFEPAGDLLDGRHEITARVVGVTGVLSNPSEPFRFKVDTTVPPPPPEPAITAIHDDAHHIVAPNGSTDALRPHIVGTAAAGYLVYLYENAQDLIGSVRADGHGRWSYVPDHDLDEGVHAFSVIAEGPNGEMLGPSNMYVIEIEDAWYRLDTLFASPPIDDAATDAAMHATAREVPPERHVADAASAAHGAPAVAGAPATSARLHGEDAPDVGRPGSQAIGEAVQPEAQVSPHVRDAADGVEPAWLGEAAHAAHADQSDQSDQSDALKLSLSDLLQDGSPDLFPANGSPEKPATGAADLPGLTSDLSDTGMSNDAAGAAMPHLSHDHGMPQLDWSVLHGIDIHPT from the coding sequence ATGAGCGTGATCAAGATTTTGCTTGCCGACGACCAGGGCGTGACGCGTGTCGTCGATCCCCGTCGGCTGGCTCCAGGCGCAATCGCCAGGATCGAGGCGATGCCGAACGCGCGCTACATCCTCGTCGATGCGGAAACCGGCAAGGCGCCGCTCGAAGCGGTGGTGCGGCGGCACGGCGACGATCTGTGGATCGGTGCCGATGGCGATGCGTCGCCGCCGATCCAGATAGCGGATTACTACGGATCGGGCGGCAGCCTGATCGCCGAAGGCGCGGACGGGCAGTACTACTCGTACGACGGGGCATCGATCGGGGTTTCGACGCTGGCCGACGATGCCGTCGCGACGCTTGCCCTGCCCGGCGCGACGGCGCCCGAAGCCGCCGCCGGCAATGCCGCCGGAGGGCCTGACTGGACCCCGCTCGGAATTGGCGCGCTCGGCCTGGCTGCCGTGGCGGCCGGTGTGGCGGTGGCATCGTCGGGATCCTCGAACTCGGTGCGATCTATCCCACATGACGCGGCGGCGCGTGACGACATGGCCGGCGCTCCCGTGATCCGTTACCTGCTTGCCGATGCGGAAGGCGGCGGCCATATCGAGAGCGCGGGCATGACAAACGATCCGCGCCCGTCTCTGGTCGGCACGGGAAACACGCCGGGGGATGCGATTCTCGTTTATGTCGACGGTAGTCTGGCCGGCGCGACGACGGTGGCGCCCGACGGTAGCTGGTCATTCCCGATCCCCGCCGAGCAGCCGTTGACGGCTGGCGAACACAGCCTGAGCGCGATCGAGGTCGCCGAGAACGGCAAAGGCGGTCCGGCCTCCGATCCTTTCGCCGTGGTGATCGGGCCGGCGGTGCCGAGCCGCCCGCTGTTCGACTGGGTGATCGACGATGTCGAGCCGAGCATCGGTATCGTGAATCGGGGCGAGTCGACCAATGACGCGACACCGACGCTGAAAGGACGCGGGGAAATCGGCACCGTCGTGCTGGCCTACGACAACGGGGCCGCCGAGCCGATCGGCAGTACCAGGATCGACGCGAGCGGAACCTGGACGATCGCGATCGCCTCACCGCTCGCGGACGGCGATCACCATTTCAGCGTGGTATCGGTCAATCGCCTCGGCAACAGCAGCGCGCCGTCGCGCGACTACCTCGTGACCATCGACACCACCCCGCCGCCCCGGCCGGTGATCGAGGCCGTGCACGACGACGTGGGTCCGCTGACGGGCCTGGTCCCGGATCACGGCATGACCGACGATGCGTCGCCGACCTTGTCCGGCAAGGCCGAAGCCGGCGCCATCGTGGTGGTGCGCGACGGCCTCGACGTCATCGGGTCGAGCGTGGCGGATGGGGAAGGAAATTGGAGTTTCACCCCCGGATCGGCCCTCGCCGAAGCCGAGCACGTGTTCACGGTGATTGCCCGGGACGCGGCGGGCAACAGCAGCATCCCGAGCGAGCCTCACACGATACGCATCGACGTATCCGGGCCCGGCACGGTCATGATCGTTCGCGTGATCGACGACGTGGAGCCGCACACCGGTGATGTGCCGAGCGGCGGCTTCACGAACGATCCGTTTCCGACCCTGGAGGGTATCGCCAAGCCGCATGCGCGGGTGACGATCCGGGATGGGAGCACCGTATTGGGCTCCACGGACGCTGACGAACAGGGCAACTGGCGCTTCGTGCCGGATGCCGGCCATCGGCTGGCCGAAGGCGCGCATACCTTGCTGGCGCAGTCGACGGATCCGCTCGGCCAGCAAAGCGAGCCGTCGGCGCCGTATTACCTCGTGGTCGATACCGTGTCGCCCGGGCAGCCGACCATCGACCTGGTCTTCGACGACGTGGGCAAGGAGCAGGGCGCACTTGCCAGTCACGACTTCACGGACGATGCGACGCCGACCCTGCATGGCCGGGCCGAGGTGGGCGCCAAGGTGGAGATCTACGACGGCGGCCTGCTGATCGGTATGACCATGGCGAACCGCGGCGGTCGCTGGAGCTTCACGCCGTCCCGGCCGCTGGACGAGGGCGCGCACGAGTTGACGGTGAAAGCGCGAGACGATGCCGGCAATCTCAGCATCGCGAGCGATGGCTTCGTGGTGAATGTCGATACCACCGGCTGGCACAAGCCGCCGCCGCCCGCCATCCTGGAGGTGATCGACGACGTTGGCCAGGAAACCGGGCCGCTGAAACCCTACGATCGCACCGACGATGCGCAGCCGGTCATCAAGGGTAGCGCGTCGCCGCACGGCGTCGTGTTCGTGTTCGACAATGTGCTCGGCGTGACGCTGCAGCTCGGCAGCACGCGGGCCGACGCCGACGGCAATTGGCAATTCGAGCCGGCGCCGCCCGTGGCACCGTTGGTCGATGGCGAGCACCGGCTCCAGGTGATCGTGCGCGATTCGTCCGGGAGCATCAGCGCGGCCAGCGAGGCGTTTCCCTTCACGGTGCTGGTGGGCGGCGTCGCGAGTGCCGCGGCGATCACGGGCGTGCTCGATGCCAAGCTGCCCGGCAGCGGAAATGTCCCGCATCAGGGCGTGACGGCCGATGAGAATCCAACCTTGATGGGGACGGCGCGGCCCGGCAGTGTCGTACACGTCTATCTCGACGGCAACGAGTTTGCCCGTGTGACGGCGGACGAGACGGGGCGCTGGTGGTTCCGTTCCGACAGCGCGCTGGCACATGGCGAGCATCGCTTCACGGCGGCCGCGGAGAATGGCGACGGCACGCTCGGCGCGAGGACCGGCGAATTTCTCGTCGACATCGACGTGGTCGCACCGTTGCCGTCCACCGGCATGTCCTTGCGCGACAACGTGGGCTCGGCACGAGGCGCCATCGCCGACGGCGGCAGGACCGACGACGCGACGCCTGTCTACAGCGGCCATGCCGAGCCGGGCGCGCTCGTGAAGGTCCTGGACGGCGACGAGGTACTGGGCCAGACGCGGGTCCAGCCCGACGGCACGTGGACGTTCCGGCCGCTCGCGCCGCTGGCCGACGGCGCCCACAGCCTGTCGACCGTGGTGGTGGACGAAGCCGGTAACTCGAGCCCGCGCAGCGAGGCGATCGACTTCAGGGTGGACACCTCGGCGGCGCACAGCTTGCCTGGCATGATCGCGCTCCATCAGGTGCTCGGGCATGGTGACCTGCTGCAATCCGGTCAGTCGACCAGCGACGTCACGCCGGAAATCCGCGGCAGGGCGACACCGGATTCGCTGGTCACGGTCTATGCGGACGGGGTGCCGTGTGGTTCGGTGCTGGCCGGATCCGACGGCGGTTGGTCCCTCTCGCTTTCCAATCCGCTGGCCGACGGCACGCACCGGATCACGGCAAGCTCGGGAACCAGCCGGCATAGCTGGGCTTTCGATCTGGTGGTCGATACCGAGCCGCCGGAAACGGCGACGAACCTGAAGGTGTTCGGCCATCAGTCGAACGGACTCGAACCCGGCATGATCACCACCAACACGATGGAACGGTTCACCGGCAATGCCGAGGCTGGGGCGACGATCACGGTCTACGACTACGATCGTGTCATCGGCTCGACGACCGTGAGTGAATACGGGATGTGGTCTTTCACGCCGACGCAGCCCTTTTCCCTGGGCCGCCACAGTTTGACGGCGGTCGTGACGGACCAGGCCGGCAACAGCAGCGCGCACAGCGAACCCGGGGAATTCCAGGTCCGGGCGCTCAGGGAGGGAGAAAACGCCGCGTGGATCGATGGCGCCGAATGGCAAGGTGGCGAGTTGCACTACTGGGATTGGGCATACGGCCGCGTGACACTGAAGGGGCAGTCGACGAGCGACACGGTCACGCTGTATACCGAGGGGCAGTTTGACGGCCGAGGCTGGATTGAGCAAGGCACATATCATGTGGACCGTGACGCCGATGGCCGGTTTTCTTTCGATGTCGGCTTTAACCGGCTGTTCAGTCGGCTACGTCAGCCACAAAGCTTCCGTCTGGCGGTAGCGGGGGATCCGCCGTCATTGCAGACCTTCAAGCTGATCTCGGCCGTGTTTCCGCCCTCGATGTTGGGCGGCGAGACCTTCTTGACCGACAATGTCGGCACTTCGCGAGGACACATCCGTCCCGATGGCGTGACTGACGATGCAATGCCGATTTATCAAGGCAGGGGCGAAAACCTCACCCCCTTTGCCAAGGAGGCCGCGCTGGTCACGATCTACGACGGCGATCAGGTGATCGGTCATACGCGCGTCAAGCTCGACAGGACCTGGACATTTCGTCCGGACGCGCCTCTGGCGGACGGCCCCCACAGTTTCTCGGCCACCCTGTCCGATCCGGCGGGAAATACCACCGAGCGCAGCCCGGCACTCGACTTCACAGTCGATACCCGCTCTTTTGGCGGCAGTGGTGGTGGCGACCCTGGCGGCGTTCTCGCGATCCAGTCCGTGATCGACCATGAGGGCGTGATCGTGGGTGCGCTGCAGCCGGGCCAGGCGACCGACGACCGGAGTCCGGAGATCGCCGGCGTGGCGCTCGCCAATTCGCTGGTGAAGGTGCGCGTGGACGGCAAGCAGGTCGGCAGCGTGCTGGCGGATGCCGATGGCCACTGGTCACTGATCCTGCCGCTTGCCTTGTCGGAGGGCCGGCACAACGTGACGGCGTCTTCGGTGGGGCTAGACGGCAAGACCGTCACGACGGCGCCATTTTCCCTGGTGATCGATCTCACGCCGCCGGGCCGGCCGACCATCGATTCGGCCATGGACGACGTCGGTCCGATCCAGCGGCCGACCTCATCGGGCAGCCGCATCGACGACAAGACACCCGGCTTCACCGGCCGCGCCGAGCCCGGCTCGCTCGTGATCGTGCGCGATGGCGACACCGTGCTCGGCTCGACGCTGGCCGACGCGACCGGCAAATGGACCTTCACCTCGATCGTGCGCCTGTTCGACGGTGAGCATGTGTTCACCGTCGTCGCGCAGGACGCGGCCGGCCATTTCAGCGAGCCGAGCGACGGCTTCAGGCTGGTCATTGACACCGAGGCGCCGCAGCCGCCCGCCATCACCATGGTGATGGACGATGTCGGCTCGCTGGTCGGCAACATCATGGAATCGGGCGTCACCGACGATACGAAGCCGATGTTCGGCGGCGTGTCGGAGCCTTTCTCGATCGTCACGCTCGAGGCATTGATCGATGGCGAGCGGATCGTGCTCGGTTCGGCGCAGGCGGATGCGCAGGGTGCCTGGTCCGTGGTGCCCGTCGAGGACATGGACAGCGGCGTCTACGAGGTGAGGGCCACCGCCGCCGACATCGCGGGTAACGTCAGTGAGCCTTCCGAGCCTTATACGCTGCGCATCGATACCAGCCTGCCGCGCGAGCCCCTGATCATCGACGTGATCGACGACGTCGGTGCCGAGACTGGACCGCTCAATCGCGACGGCAGCAGCGTGACCGACGACGCGCGGCCGCTGATCAAGGGCATCGCCGATGCCGACGCGCTCGTCTACCTGTATGACAGGGTGGGCACGATGGTGGCCCGGGTCGGCAGCACCAGGGCCGATGCGCATGGTGATTGGTCGTTCGAGCCGGCCGGGGACCTGCTCGACGGCCGACATGAAATCACGGCTCGCGTAGTCGGCGTGACGGGCGTTCTCAGCAACCCCAGCGAACCGTTCCGTTTCAAGGTCGACACGACCGTGCCGCCGCCGCCGCCCGAGCCGGCCATTACCGCCATCCATGACGATGCCCACCATATCGTCGCGCCCAATGGTTCGACGGATGCCTTGCGACCGCATATCGTCGGCACGGCGGCGGCCGGCTATCTGGTCTATCTCTACGAGAACGCGCAGGACCTGATCGGCTCGGTGCGCGCCGATGGGCACGGCCGCTGGTCCTACGTTCCGGATCACGATCTGGACGAGGGCGTCCACGCGTTCTCGGTGATCGCGGAAGGGCCGAACGGAGAAATGC